Proteins from a genomic interval of Luteibacter pinisoli:
- a CDS encoding SPOR domain-containing protein codes for MDIASRKPPEALPEDFATPAATPAKPSKPAQAPALATPAPAPAAAVPVGTAARGSFTINLSAYADRSKADAVVQKVRALGYPVATASLNQAGKALTRVTAGPFETRAAAEAARLKITAAVPGAPASLSSKPEAQSADVPAPPKVAAPAAPPAQAAAVPAAAPRAGGFAVQVAAVSSEAEATRLRDKLRAAGIAGYVDSIASSSGAKLWRVRAGPQTQRDDAVRLKDQIKAKVGLDGVVVSAP; via the coding sequence GTGGATATCGCCTCACGCAAGCCGCCGGAAGCCCTTCCGGAAGATTTCGCCACGCCAGCCGCCACGCCAGCCAAGCCCTCGAAGCCCGCGCAGGCTCCTGCGCTCGCCACGCCTGCACCGGCGCCGGCCGCCGCCGTGCCCGTCGGTACCGCGGCGCGCGGCAGCTTCACGATCAACCTCAGCGCTTACGCCGATCGCAGCAAGGCCGACGCGGTCGTGCAGAAGGTGCGCGCCCTCGGTTACCCGGTGGCGACGGCCAGCCTGAACCAGGCCGGCAAGGCGCTGACCCGCGTCACCGCGGGCCCGTTCGAAACCCGTGCCGCGGCGGAAGCCGCGCGCCTGAAGATCACGGCCGCCGTGCCGGGCGCGCCCGCTTCGCTGTCGTCAAAGCCGGAGGCCCAGTCGGCCGATGTGCCGGCGCCGCCCAAGGTCGCCGCGCCCGCCGCCCCGCCGGCCCAGGCGGCTGCCGTGCCGGCCGCCGCGCCGCGCGCCGGTGGCTTCGCCGTCCAGGTGGCTGCGGTGAGCAGCGAGGCCGAGGCGACCCGCCTGCGCGACAAGCTGCGCGCCGCCGGCATCGCCGGCTATGTCGACAGCATCGCTTCCAGCAGCGGCGCGAAGCTCTGGCGCGTCCGCGCCGGGCCGCAGACGCAGCGTGACGACGCGGTACGCCTGAAAGACCAGATCAAGGCCAAGGTCGGCCTCGATGGCGTCGTGGTGTCGGCCCCGTAA
- the folC gene encoding bifunctional tetrahydrofolate synthase/dihydrofolate synthase, with amino-acid sequence MPDTPPARVSRTLDEWLAYQETTNVRDIELGLDRVRAVWEAMGAPRPAPIVITVGGTNGKGSTVALLEGMLRAAGYRTGTYTSPHLLRYNERVRIDGADAADADLVASFERIESARGAIPQTYFEFGTLAAIDVMARAGVDVAILEVGLGGRLDAVNIIDADGVVITTIDLDHQAWLGDDRDSIGREKAGIARAARPAVVGELDPPEGLLEALRGVGAMIERAGSSYWWETGTAPTWRWLHTDGASLELPRPALAAPVQFANASAAIAALHALRPVLTVPLAAIASALAQVRVGGRLQRIGERPLTVVDVGHNPQAARALAEWLDAQPRAGRVFAVYGALADKDVAGVVAAVGRRVDRWFLAGLDQDTPRGLPAAVLDAAVAAALPEAERAAFPGVAPAWQAAREAAGEDDTVLLFGSFFVAGAALTTRV; translated from the coding sequence ATGCCGGACACCCCTCCCGCCCGCGTCAGTCGCACTCTCGATGAGTGGCTGGCTTACCAGGAAACCACGAACGTGCGCGATATCGAGCTTGGCCTCGATCGCGTCCGTGCCGTGTGGGAAGCGATGGGCGCGCCACGACCGGCACCCATCGTGATCACGGTGGGCGGCACCAATGGCAAGGGCTCCACCGTTGCCCTGCTCGAAGGGATGCTCCGTGCGGCCGGGTACCGCACGGGCACCTACACCTCGCCGCACCTTCTTCGTTACAACGAGCGCGTGCGCATCGACGGCGCGGACGCCGCCGATGCGGATCTCGTCGCTTCCTTCGAGCGCATCGAATCTGCGCGGGGTGCCATCCCGCAGACCTATTTTGAGTTCGGCACGCTGGCCGCCATCGACGTCATGGCGCGCGCCGGCGTGGATGTCGCCATCCTTGAGGTGGGACTCGGCGGCCGGCTCGACGCCGTGAATATCATCGATGCCGACGGGGTGGTGATCACGACGATCGACCTGGATCATCAGGCATGGCTCGGCGACGACCGCGACAGCATCGGGCGTGAGAAGGCGGGGATCGCCCGGGCGGCGCGGCCGGCCGTGGTCGGTGAACTCGATCCGCCCGAAGGCCTGCTGGAAGCGCTTCGCGGCGTGGGTGCCATGATCGAGCGCGCCGGCTCGTCGTACTGGTGGGAAACCGGCACGGCGCCGACGTGGCGCTGGCTGCACACCGACGGCGCGTCGCTCGAGCTGCCCCGGCCGGCGCTCGCGGCACCCGTGCAGTTCGCCAATGCCTCGGCGGCCATCGCCGCCCTGCATGCGCTACGCCCGGTCTTGACCGTGCCGCTGGCCGCGATCGCGTCGGCGCTGGCCCAGGTCCGTGTCGGCGGCCGCCTGCAGCGGATCGGCGAGCGGCCGCTCACGGTGGTGGACGTCGGCCATAACCCGCAGGCCGCCCGTGCGCTGGCCGAGTGGCTGGATGCGCAGCCGCGGGCAGGCCGGGTGTTCGCCGTGTATGGCGCGCTGGCCGACAAGGATGTGGCGGGCGTGGTCGCCGCCGTCGGTCGCCGCGTGGACCGCTGGTTCCTGGCGGGGCTCGACCAGGACACGCCTCGCGGGCTGCCCGCCGCGGTACTGGATGCCGCCGTCGCCGCGGCGTTGCCCGAGGCGGAGCGCGCGGCATTCCCCGGCGTCGCCCCGGCCTGGCAAGCCGCTCGCGAGGCGGCGGGCGAGGACGACACCGTGCTGCTTTTCGGCTCGTTCTTCGTGGCGGGCGCCGCGCTCACCACGCGGGTGTGA
- a CDS encoding sterol desaturase family protein, with the protein MFAPWSFLVEWTSVHAIAPLLAWLHLGNLAGDPREIAEAILISLCQVGIIAFIFRPMESIWPAERWEHRKLTRVDLQYTLMMLLGIFPVFSYLVLTPISNYFGGADTGPGDASLLGIVHWVPALASHPVILFVIYYVIYDLVYYWMHRLQHALPWWWALHSMHHSTRQMSCWTNDRGSLVDGFLQSMVLAGVGVVIGVAPTDFAWLVLLGELVQNFSHANVRIRFGPVGDRLLVSPTFHRLHHMVVDPDRPALHNCNFGQVFSLWDSLFGTALHGEPIRPTGVGDPMVDADNEKGLAGLHWAAFRRFWGAVTCKAGWRPGEVAFTEDYRPIPVADIDLHALHEKASP; encoded by the coding sequence ATGTTCGCGCCATGGTCCTTTCTGGTGGAGTGGACAAGCGTCCATGCCATCGCCCCACTCCTTGCCTGGCTGCACCTCGGCAACCTGGCCGGCGACCCGCGAGAGATCGCCGAGGCGATCCTCATCTCGCTCTGCCAGGTGGGCATCATCGCCTTCATCTTCCGCCCGATGGAGTCGATATGGCCAGCGGAGCGCTGGGAACACCGCAAGCTCACCCGCGTGGACCTGCAGTACACCCTGATGATGCTGCTGGGTATCTTTCCCGTCTTCAGCTACCTCGTCCTTACACCGATCAGCAACTACTTCGGTGGCGCCGACACCGGGCCGGGTGACGCATCGCTGCTCGGCATCGTGCACTGGGTACCCGCGCTGGCATCCCACCCGGTGATCCTGTTCGTCATCTACTACGTCATTTACGACCTGGTCTATTACTGGATGCATCGGCTCCAGCACGCCCTGCCATGGTGGTGGGCGCTGCACAGCATGCATCACAGCACCCGGCAGATGAGTTGTTGGACCAACGATCGCGGCAGCCTGGTCGACGGCTTCCTGCAGTCGATGGTGCTGGCGGGCGTGGGTGTCGTCATTGGCGTGGCGCCGACGGATTTTGCCTGGCTGGTACTGCTCGGCGAGCTGGTACAGAACTTCTCGCACGCCAATGTGCGCATTCGCTTCGGGCCGGTTGGCGACCGGTTGCTCGTCTCACCCACGTTCCACCGTTTGCATCACATGGTGGTCGACCCTGATCGCCCTGCCCTGCACAACTGCAACTTCGGCCAGGTCTTCTCGCTATGGGACTCGCTGTTCGGCACGGCCTTGCACGGTGAACCGATCCGGCCGACCGGCGTAGGCGACCCGATGGTCGATGCGGATAATGAAAAGGGATTGGCCGGATTGCACTGGGCGGCCTTCCGACGCTTCTGGGGCGCGGTGACATGCAAGGCCGGCTGGCGCCCTGGCGAAGTAGCGTTTACCGAGGATTACCGACCGATACCCGTTGCGGATATCGATTTGCATGCGCTGCACGAAAAAGCCAGCCCTTAG
- a CDS encoding adenylosuccinate synthase — translation MGKSVVILGAQWGDEGKGKIVDLLTERVGAVARFQGGHNAGHTLVIKGKKTVLHLIPSGILRDDALCLIGNGVVLSPAALMSEIAELEAQGVDVRPRLKISPATPLIMPYHIAVDKAREVASGAKAIGTTGRGIGPAYEDKVARRSIRVADLMYPHELPEKVQAAVEYHNFVLTQWLKAEPVDYQTVLDEALTWGEYLRPMVDDVATILHDVRREGGNILFEGAQGALLDIDHGTYPYVTSSNTTVGGALAGTGVGARDIDYVLGICKAYATRVGGGPFPTELNDEMGELLRKKGNEFGASTGRPRRCGWIDLVALKRAVQINGIDGLAITKLDVLDGLESIKVCIAYEYRGKRRELAPLDADGWAECKPVYLEFPGWEESTAGIRDWNKLPPAARAYLRAVEELSGCKLALVATGADRDDTIILDDPFGGSDC, via the coding sequence ATGGGTAAGTCAGTCGTTATTCTCGGCGCGCAATGGGGCGACGAAGGCAAGGGCAAGATCGTCGATCTGCTCACCGAACGCGTCGGTGCCGTCGCTCGCTTCCAGGGCGGCCACAATGCCGGCCATACGCTGGTGATCAAGGGCAAGAAGACCGTCCTGCACCTGATCCCCTCGGGCATCCTGCGTGACGACGCGCTCTGCCTGATCGGCAACGGCGTGGTGCTGTCGCCGGCCGCACTGATGAGCGAAATCGCCGAGCTCGAAGCCCAGGGCGTCGACGTGCGTCCGCGCCTGAAGATCTCGCCGGCCACCCCGCTGATCATGCCGTACCACATCGCTGTGGATAAGGCCCGCGAAGTGGCGTCCGGCGCAAAGGCCATCGGCACCACCGGCCGCGGTATCGGCCCGGCGTACGAAGACAAGGTGGCGCGCCGCTCCATCCGCGTCGCCGACCTGATGTACCCGCACGAGCTGCCGGAGAAGGTGCAGGCTGCCGTCGAGTACCACAACTTCGTGCTCACCCAGTGGCTGAAGGCCGAGCCGGTCGACTACCAGACCGTCCTGGACGAAGCGCTGACCTGGGGCGAGTACCTGCGTCCGATGGTCGACGACGTCGCCACCATCCTGCATGACGTGCGTCGCGAAGGCGGCAACATCCTGTTCGAGGGTGCGCAGGGCGCGCTGCTCGACATCGACCACGGCACCTACCCGTACGTCACCTCGTCGAACACCACCGTTGGCGGCGCACTGGCCGGCACCGGCGTGGGCGCGCGCGATATCGACTACGTGCTGGGCATCTGCAAGGCCTACGCCACGCGCGTTGGCGGCGGTCCGTTCCCGACGGAACTGAACGACGAGATGGGCGAGCTGCTGCGCAAGAAGGGCAACGAGTTCGGCGCCAGCACCGGCCGTCCGCGTCGCTGCGGCTGGATCGACCTGGTGGCGCTGAAGCGTGCCGTGCAGATCAACGGCATCGACGGCCTGGCCATCACCAAGCTCGACGTGCTCGATGGCCTGGAAAGCATCAAGGTCTGCATCGCGTACGAATACCGTGGCAAGCGCCGCGAACTGGCCCCGCTCGATGCGGACGGCTGGGCCGAGTGCAAGCCGGTGTACCTGGAGTTCCCGGGTTGGGAAGAGTCCACCGCGGGCATCCGCGACTGGAACAAGCTGCCCCCGGCGGCTCGCGCCTACCTGCGCGCCGTGGAAGAACTCTCCGGCTGCAAGCTGGCCCTCGTGGCCACCGGTGCGGACCGCGACGACACGATCATCCTGGACGACCCGTTCGGCGGTTCGGACTGCTGA
- the hflC gene encoding protease modulator HflC yields the protein MKIISGLVAVALVLLGFNSVFVVKEGQNALLLQFGRIVRSDYQPGLHFKVPLAQQAVLFDDRILGLDAPPERYFTKEKKTVAVDFYVKWRIADNAAYYRATAGDPTAAIGRLTPVVKDALRDEFNSRTLEDLISGGRKDITGHVRQRTDDIARKTLGISVVDVRIKRIDLPEEVSGSVYKRMRTERTRLANELRSTGQENAQKIHAEADRQRAVILADANRDATSVRGDGDAKAAAIYASAYGQDPEFFAFYRSMAAYRKAFADGKSTLVLKPDSEFLRYLNDGPGRQR from the coding sequence GTGAAGATCATTTCCGGTCTTGTCGCCGTCGCCCTGGTCCTGCTGGGCTTCAACAGCGTCTTCGTGGTGAAGGAAGGCCAGAACGCGCTGCTGCTGCAGTTCGGCCGCATCGTGCGTTCGGATTACCAGCCGGGCCTGCATTTCAAGGTACCGCTGGCCCAGCAGGCCGTGTTGTTCGACGACCGCATCCTCGGCCTGGACGCGCCGCCGGAGCGTTACTTCACCAAGGAAAAGAAGACGGTCGCCGTCGATTTCTACGTGAAGTGGCGTATCGCGGATAACGCGGCGTACTACCGCGCCACGGCCGGTGATCCCACCGCCGCGATCGGCCGCCTCACCCCCGTGGTGAAGGACGCCCTGCGCGACGAGTTCAACTCGCGCACGCTCGAAGACCTGATCAGCGGTGGCCGCAAGGACATCACTGGCCATGTGCGCCAGCGCACCGACGATATCGCGCGCAAGACGCTCGGCATCAGCGTGGTCGACGTGCGCATCAAGCGCATCGACCTGCCCGAAGAGGTGAGCGGTTCGGTGTACAAGCGCATGCGCACCGAGCGCACGCGCCTGGCCAACGAGCTGCGTTCCACGGGCCAGGAAAACGCCCAGAAGATCCATGCCGAGGCCGACCGCCAGCGCGCCGTGATCCTGGCTGACGCCAACCGCGACGCGACCTCGGTGCGCGGCGATGGCGACGCCAAGGCGGCGGCGATCTATGCTTCCGCGTACGGGCAGGACCCCGAGTTCTTCGCGTTTTATCGCAGCATGGCGGCGTACCGTAAGGCGTTCGCCGATGGTAAATCCACGCTCGTGCTCAAGCCCGATTCCGAATTCCTGCGCTACCTCAACGACGGCCCCGGCCGCCAGCGCTAA
- the hflK gene encoding protease modulator HflK: MPWNEPGNGQKDPWNRNRQGQRKFDLDGLLKQFTSRFGRFGAGSGGLLAILLVFIVAWLLVSSFTVIDARQVGVVLRFGQFSRVLPPGMHLKAPNPIETVTKVETTQVRTVSDTVSMLTRDENIIAIDFNVQYQVSDARKFLFSNADNAENMLKNAAEAAVRSVVGANAMDNILTTPGADAPADPSAAADASPEAKASLQQQTRDILQSTLDMYDAGIAVTGVSFQSVSPPREVKDAFDDVNAAREDRQRAENEALAYQSKILPEARGEAARIAGSAEADRVERIAVATGDADRFNLLLKEYRGAPDVTRRRLWLETVEDVMSHNPKVVDGTNGKNLIQLPVEAGNTSVRNVPGVGTVVQSATTDAAPATQGGNP; the protein is encoded by the coding sequence ATGCCCTGGAACGAACCCGGCAACGGCCAGAAGGACCCCTGGAACCGCAACCGGCAGGGTCAGCGCAAGTTCGACCTCGACGGCCTGCTCAAGCAGTTCACCTCGCGGTTCGGCCGCTTTGGTGCTGGCAGCGGCGGTTTGCTGGCCATCCTCCTGGTGTTCATCGTCGCCTGGCTGCTGGTCTCCAGCTTCACGGTGATCGACGCCCGCCAGGTCGGCGTGGTGCTGCGCTTCGGCCAGTTCTCCCGCGTGCTGCCCCCGGGCATGCACCTGAAGGCCCCGAACCCGATTGAGACCGTGACCAAGGTGGAAACCACCCAGGTGCGCACGGTCTCCGACACGGTGTCGATGCTCACCCGCGACGAGAACATCATCGCCATCGACTTCAACGTGCAGTACCAGGTCTCGGACGCGCGCAAGTTCCTGTTTTCCAATGCGGATAACGCTGAAAACATGCTGAAGAACGCCGCCGAGGCGGCGGTGCGCTCGGTCGTGGGCGCCAACGCCATGGACAACATCCTGACCACGCCGGGCGCCGATGCCCCGGCGGACCCGTCCGCGGCCGCCGACGCCAGCCCCGAAGCCAAGGCGAGCCTGCAGCAGCAGACCCGCGACATCCTCCAGTCCACCCTGGACATGTATGACGCCGGCATCGCGGTCACCGGGGTGAGCTTCCAGAGCGTGTCGCCGCCGCGCGAGGTCAAGGACGCCTTCGACGACGTGAACGCCGCCCGTGAAGACCGCCAGCGCGCCGAGAACGAAGCCCTGGCCTACCAGAGCAAGATCCTCCCCGAGGCGCGTGGCGAAGCCGCCCGCATCGCCGGCTCGGCCGAGGCCGACCGCGTGGAGCGCATCGCCGTCGCCACAGGCGACGCCGACCGCTTCAACCTGCTGCTGAAGGAATACCGCGGCGCGCCCGATGTCACCCGGCGCCGCCTGTGGCTGGAAACCGTCGAGGACGTGATGAGCCATAACCCGAAGGTCGTGGACGGCACGAACGGCAAGAACCTCATCCAGCTGCCGGTGGAAGCCGGCAACACCAGCGTGCGCAACGTGCCCGGCGTGGGCACCGTCGTCCAGTCCGCCACCACCGATGCCGCACCGGCCACGCAGGGAGGCAACCCGTGA
- the hflX gene encoding ribosome rescue GTPase HflX encodes MFDRQKKGDRAILVLPHSRGEGDAVRRGEEFAELVASAGAEVLTSITARVATPNPRFYIGTGKADEVAEAVRALEADLVLVDHELTPVQERNLEKHLKTRVVDRAGLILDIFAQRARSHEGKLEVELAQLKHLATRLVRGWTHLDAQRGGAIGNRGPGETQLETDRRLLAERVKMLSKRLEKVKVQRDQQRRARLRNTVPRVALVGYTNAGKSTLFNALTTGGVYAADQLFATLDPTVRKIDNLSCGPAVVADTVGFIRELPHDLVAAFRATLAEARDADLLLHVSDAADEERELLGRVVNAVLEEIGAGDVPQLMVMNKIDLIEDALPRVDRGDDGKPRQVWLSAHSGAGVDGLREALGELLGGERIRAGVRLPLSAGRLHARLKAAGAIAGEAVDEHGWQLDIDAPRSVLAPLVGDDIHGSPLRELIDPPHAEH; translated from the coding sequence GTGTTCGATAGGCAAAAGAAAGGCGACCGGGCCATCCTGGTGCTTCCGCATTCGCGGGGCGAGGGCGACGCGGTGCGCCGCGGCGAGGAATTCGCCGAACTGGTGGCTTCGGCAGGCGCCGAGGTCCTCACCAGCATCACGGCGCGCGTCGCCACGCCCAATCCCCGTTTCTATATCGGTACCGGCAAGGCCGACGAGGTCGCCGAGGCCGTGCGCGCCCTGGAGGCGGACCTGGTCCTGGTGGACCACGAACTCACGCCGGTGCAGGAGCGCAACCTCGAAAAGCACCTGAAGACCCGCGTGGTCGACCGCGCCGGCCTGATCCTGGACATCTTTGCCCAACGCGCCCGTTCGCACGAAGGCAAGCTGGAAGTGGAGCTGGCGCAGCTCAAGCACCTGGCAACCCGCCTGGTCCGTGGCTGGACCCATCTGGACGCCCAGCGCGGCGGTGCCATCGGCAACCGCGGCCCGGGTGAAACCCAGTTGGAGACCGACCGCCGCCTGCTTGCCGAGCGCGTGAAGATGCTGAGCAAGCGCCTCGAGAAGGTGAAGGTCCAGCGCGACCAGCAACGCCGCGCGCGGCTGCGTAATACCGTGCCCCGCGTGGCCCTGGTCGGCTATACCAACGCCGGCAAGTCCACGCTGTTCAATGCGCTGACCACCGGCGGCGTCTACGCGGCCGACCAGCTGTTCGCCACGCTGGACCCGACGGTCCGCAAGATCGACAACCTGTCCTGCGGCCCGGCCGTGGTCGCGGATACCGTCGGCTTCATCCGTGAACTGCCCCATGACCTCGTGGCCGCCTTCCGGGCGACGCTGGCCGAGGCACGCGATGCCGACCTTCTCCTGCACGTCAGCGACGCGGCGGACGAGGAGCGCGAGCTTCTCGGCCGGGTGGTGAATGCGGTCCTCGAGGAGATCGGCGCCGGGGATGTCCCCCAGCTGATGGTCATGAATAAGATTGATCTCATCGAGGACGCGCTGCCCCGGGTGGATCGGGGCGACGACGGCAAGCCGCGCCAGGTGTGGTTGTCGGCCCATTCCGGTGCCGGCGTCGACGGCCTGCGCGAGGCCCTCGGTGAGCTGCTCGGTGGTGAGCGCATCCGCGCCGGCGTACGCCTGCCACTCAGCGCGGGCCGGCTGCACGCCCGGCTGAAGGCCGCCGGTGCCATCGCAGGGGAGGCCGTCGATGAACATGGCTGGCAGCTCGATATCGATGCCCCGCGCTCCGTCCTGGCCCCGCTCGTGGGCGACGATATCCATGGTTCGCCCCTGCGCGAACTGATCGATCCGCCTCACGCCGAGCACTGA
- the hfq gene encoding RNA chaperone Hfq, whose protein sequence is MSKGQSLQDPFLNALRRERVPVAIYLVNGIKLQGTIESFDQFVVLLRNQVSQMVYKHAISTVVPSRNVRVGGHESHTDGTSGDVEG, encoded by the coding sequence ATGTCCAAAGGGCAATCGTTGCAAGATCCGTTTCTGAATGCGTTGCGTCGTGAACGCGTACCCGTCGCCATTTACCTGGTGAACGGCATCAAGCTGCAGGGCACGATCGAGTCGTTCGACCAGTTCGTGGTGCTGCTGCGCAACCAGGTGAGCCAGATGGTGTACAAGCACGCCATCTCCACCGTCGTGCCGAGCCGGAATGTCCGGGTCGGTGGGCATGAAAGCCACACGGATGGAACAAGCGGCGACGTCGAGGGTTGA
- the miaA gene encoding tRNA (adenosine(37)-N6)-dimethylallyltransferase MiaA encodes MTSDTRPLAVFLMGPTASGKTALACELSDRFPLGLISVDSALVYRGLDIGSAKPDAATLARYPHELIDIRDPADPYSAADFAADATAAMARVAARGQVPLLVGGTGLYFRALQRGLSELPEADPAVRERIGAEAAELGWAALHARMAAADPPAGIRIRPGDAQRIQRALEVMELTGRPITELQNAPRKPFPWRVLKLALLPDSRTALHERIARRFDAMLADGFLDEVRGLKARGDLHADLPAIRAVGYRQAWEFLDGQGDAQNFRDRGIYATRQLAKRQITWLRSELDARTFDPDQGDPLPEACMAVRQFLGMPDSSRCTLPAGV; translated from the coding sequence ATGACCAGCGATACCCGCCCCTTAGCCGTTTTCCTCATGGGCCCGACCGCATCGGGCAAGACCGCGCTTGCCTGTGAATTGTCCGATCGGTTCCCGCTGGGCCTGATCAGCGTCGATTCCGCGCTGGTCTACCGTGGCCTGGATATCGGCTCGGCGAAGCCCGACGCGGCGACGCTGGCGCGCTATCCGCATGAGCTGATCGATATCCGCGACCCCGCGGACCCGTATTCGGCGGCGGATTTTGCGGCGGACGCGACGGCGGCCATGGCGCGTGTGGCCGCGCGTGGCCAGGTGCCGCTGCTGGTCGGTGGCACCGGCCTGTATTTCCGCGCCCTGCAGCGCGGCCTCTCGGAACTGCCTGAAGCCGACCCCGCGGTGCGCGAACGGATTGGCGCCGAGGCGGCCGAGCTCGGTTGGGCGGCCCTGCATGCCCGCATGGCGGCGGCCGACCCGCCGGCAGGCATCCGCATCCGGCCGGGCGACGCCCAGCGAATCCAGCGCGCCCTCGAAGTGATGGAGCTCACCGGGCGTCCGATCACTGAGTTGCAGAATGCGCCGCGCAAGCCGTTCCCCTGGCGCGTGCTGAAACTGGCGCTGCTGCCCGACAGCCGCACCGCGCTGCACGAGCGCATCGCGCGGCGCTTCGACGCCATGCTGGCCGACGGCTTCCTGGACGAAGTGCGCGGTCTCAAGGCCCGCGGCGACCTGCACGCGGACCTGCCGGCCATCCGCGCCGTGGGCTACCGACAGGCGTGGGAATTCCTTGATGGACAAGGAGATGCCCAGAACTTCCGAGACCGTGGTATCTATGCGACGCGGCAACTCGCAAAACGCCAGATCACCTGGCTGCGGAGCGAGCTCGACGCACGGACGTTCGACCCGGATCAGGGGGATCCGTTGCCGGAAGCGTGCATGGCAGTCAGGCAGTTCCTCGGAATGCCGGATTCGTCACGCTGTACGCTTCCAGCCGGCGTTTAA